Proteins encoded in a region of the uncultured Paludibaculum sp. genome:
- the tssK gene encoding type VI secretion system baseplate subunit TssK: MRILQPVLWSKGTFLTPQHLQAQDRFIESLLHFRAEALHYRPWGFSRLKLDHEALNGGAAGLREASGLFPDGSPFEIPGADSAPAAKPLAEYFRSGVESLDIFLAIPEYRENTVNVSVPGRGLDTRYLAEVALFRDENNGQTERPVQVARKNLRILVEGENRQGHSLLKLARVQRTPADTLEFDPRFVPPLLDIRASETVVGVARRLLEVLSAKSSMLSALRRQKNQSLAEFTVGDIANFWLLYSVNSHLPGLRHLYETRGGHPEELFALMQSLASVLTTFSLEVQPRDLPAYDHEELGVRMAELEAVLLHLLETVVPSNFVSLPLRLVRPSIYGATLGDEKYLQNTRMYLAVAADTEEADLIVKGPQLIKVCSATHIEHLIRQALPGVPLMHQVAPPSTIPVKLNSQYFSLSQSGLAWEAIERARNVAVYVPGDFPNPKLELIVLLPTS; the protein is encoded by the coding sequence ATGCGGATCCTCCAACCGGTACTGTGGTCCAAGGGGACCTTTCTGACACCGCAACACCTGCAGGCGCAGGACCGGTTCATCGAGAGTCTGTTGCATTTTCGCGCGGAGGCGCTGCACTACCGGCCGTGGGGTTTCTCCCGTTTGAAGCTGGACCACGAGGCTCTGAACGGTGGAGCGGCGGGGCTGCGCGAGGCGTCCGGATTGTTCCCCGACGGATCGCCATTTGAGATCCCGGGCGCCGATTCCGCGCCGGCCGCCAAGCCTCTGGCCGAGTACTTCCGATCCGGTGTGGAGTCCCTCGATATCTTTCTGGCGATTCCGGAGTACCGCGAGAACACAGTGAATGTTTCGGTGCCCGGCCGCGGGCTCGACACCCGCTATCTGGCTGAGGTGGCCCTGTTTCGCGACGAGAACAACGGGCAGACCGAGCGGCCGGTGCAGGTTGCGAGGAAGAATCTCCGGATCCTTGTTGAAGGTGAGAACCGGCAGGGGCATTCCCTGCTGAAGTTGGCGCGCGTCCAGCGTACGCCCGCCGACACGCTTGAGTTCGATCCCCGGTTCGTTCCTCCATTACTGGATATCCGGGCCAGCGAGACAGTGGTGGGGGTGGCGCGGCGGCTGCTGGAAGTGCTCTCCGCCAAGAGTTCCATGCTGAGCGCCCTGCGCCGCCAGAAGAACCAGAGTCTGGCGGAGTTCACTGTTGGCGACATCGCCAACTTCTGGTTGCTCTATTCCGTCAACTCACATCTGCCGGGGCTGCGACACCTCTACGAAACGCGCGGCGGACATCCGGAAGAGCTGTTTGCCCTGATGCAGTCGCTGGCGTCCGTACTCACGACCTTTTCGCTGGAAGTGCAACCCAGGGATTTGCCTGCGTATGATCACGAGGAGTTGGGAGTCCGGATGGCGGAGTTGGAGGCGGTGCTGTTGCATCTGCTTGAGACCGTGGTGCCCAGCAACTTCGTATCGCTGCCGCTTCGTCTGGTCCGGCCCTCGATCTACGGAGCGACGCTGGGCGACGAGAAGTATCTGCAGAACACCAGGATGTACCTGGCTGTGGCCGCGGACACCGAGGAAGCTGACCTAATAGTCAAGGGGCCACAGCTCATCAAGGTGTGTTCGGCGACCCACATCGAGCACCTGATACGGCAGGCTTTGCCGGGCGTGCCGCTGATGCATCAGGTGGCGCCGCCCAGTACCATCCCGGTGAAGCTCAACTCTCAGTATTTCAGCCTAAGCCAGTCCGGACTGGCCTGGGAGGCGATTGAACGCGCCCGCAACGTGGCGGTCTATGTGCCGGGCGACTTCCCGAACCCAAAGCTCGAACTGATTGTGCTGCTGCCTACTTCTTGA
- the tssK gene encoding type VI secretion system baseplate subunit TssK: MKTLSRVVWSEGMHLGPQHFQAQNRYFENLVHFTAASLAYEPWGVAALQLDRDAIRNGLVSLIHATGLFPDGLVFAMPEPDVAPAARSIVEVFPPMRESLDVFLAISPFQEVSANCSASEEVEPGLRYAPQTVDMADELTGMDAKQLRLARKNLRLLVESELRGELAIPIARVRRDAAGQYTYDSTFIPPVLRIHGSERLVVLLRRLVEILEEKSRAVAKPKDLSAGTASGFSAQGISNAWFLHCVNASLTPLRHLCFSKSGHPEELYAEMARLAGSLCTFGLDSHPATLPLYNHAKLGECFDALDHHIRTHLELVVPSNCVSIPLARSANYFWDGAIADSRTLVHSRWIFAIRTKIGEAELISGTPRLVKVCSKEFVPKLVSRALPGMTLKHIPVPPPAITPRVDYQYFSVDKAGPCWEHIVQSRQVGVYVPGELPDPEIELLVVLES, encoded by the coding sequence ATGAAGACGTTGAGCCGTGTGGTCTGGTCGGAGGGAATGCATCTCGGCCCGCAGCATTTCCAAGCCCAAAACCGCTATTTCGAGAACCTCGTCCACTTCACGGCGGCCAGTCTGGCCTACGAGCCTTGGGGGGTGGCGGCGCTCCAACTGGACCGGGACGCCATCCGCAATGGACTTGTCAGCCTGATCCACGCCACCGGCCTCTTCCCGGACGGACTGGTCTTCGCAATGCCGGAGCCGGACGTCGCGCCCGCCGCCCGGTCCATCGTCGAGGTCTTTCCTCCGATGCGGGAATCGCTCGATGTCTTTCTCGCCATCTCTCCGTTTCAGGAGGTCAGCGCCAACTGCTCAGCCAGCGAAGAGGTTGAGCCCGGTCTGCGCTACGCCCCGCAGACGGTGGACATGGCGGACGAACTGACCGGCATGGATGCCAAACAACTTCGCCTGGCGCGCAAGAATCTCCGGCTTCTGGTGGAGTCCGAACTGCGTGGCGAACTGGCCATCCCCATTGCCCGTGTGCGCCGCGACGCCGCCGGCCAATACACCTACGATTCGACGTTTATTCCGCCTGTTTTGCGCATCCACGGCAGCGAACGTCTAGTGGTGTTGTTGAGAAGGCTGGTCGAGATCCTGGAGGAGAAGAGCCGGGCGGTGGCTAAGCCCAAGGACCTTTCCGCCGGTACGGCTTCCGGCTTTTCCGCTCAGGGCATCAGCAATGCCTGGTTTCTGCACTGTGTGAACGCGTCCCTTACCCCGCTGCGGCACCTGTGTTTCAGCAAGTCCGGACACCCGGAAGAGCTTTACGCTGAAATGGCCCGATTGGCCGGTTCGCTCTGCACGTTTGGCCTCGACTCGCATCCCGCCACGCTGCCCCTCTACAATCACGCCAAGCTGGGGGAGTGCTTCGATGCGCTCGACCACCACATCCGCACCCACCTGGAATTGGTGGTGCCCAGTAACTGCGTGAGCATCCCGTTGGCAAGGTCCGCCAACTATTTCTGGGATGGGGCGATTGCGGACTCGCGCACACTGGTGCATTCTCGTTGGATCTTTGCCATCCGGACGAAGATCGGTGAAGCGGAGCTGATCTCCGGCACGCCGAGGCTGGTTAAGGTATGTTCAAAGGAATTCGTGCCCAAGCTGGTTTCGCGGGCCTTGCCCGGAATGACCTTGAAACATATCCCCGTGCCGCCGCCCGCCATCACCCCCCGGGTGGACTACCAATACTTTAGTGTGGATAAAGCAGGGCCCTGCTGGGAACACATTGTCCAATCCCGTCAGGTGGGCGTTTACGTGCCCGGTGAATTGCCCGATCCTGAGATTGAGTTGCTGGTTGTACTGGAGTCATAA
- a CDS encoding DotU family type IV/VI secretion system protein, giving the protein MSPTSTAVPPANTPPQRRTENLALVFQEMFTAVVRLRSNRQAVNDAESFRNQVRQAIRQADQEGRKLGYTEEDIRLGTFAVVAFLDESVLNLQNPVFADWVRKPMQEELFGRHTAGEIFFEQLQHLLGRRETAELADLLEVYQLCLLLGFVGRYSISGRGDLRAIIDAVNDKIRRIRKPRGEISPAWQVPEQRFIQGGIDPWVKRLQWVALGSGILVLLLFVIYRVMLGSGLTSLQGLVR; this is encoded by the coding sequence ATGAGCCCAACGTCTACGGCAGTCCCCCCAGCGAATACCCCGCCACAGCGGCGCACCGAGAATCTCGCTTTGGTGTTCCAGGAGATGTTCACTGCGGTGGTGCGTCTCCGCTCGAACCGCCAGGCGGTGAACGACGCCGAGTCCTTCCGCAATCAGGTTCGTCAGGCCATCCGGCAAGCCGACCAGGAGGGTCGCAAGCTGGGCTACACCGAGGAGGATATCCGGCTGGGCACTTTCGCCGTGGTGGCATTCCTGGACGAATCAGTTCTCAACCTGCAGAATCCCGTATTCGCTGACTGGGTACGCAAGCCGATGCAGGAGGAGTTGTTCGGACGGCACACTGCCGGTGAGATCTTCTTCGAACAATTGCAGCACCTGTTGGGGCGGAGGGAAACCGCTGAACTGGCTGACCTTCTCGAGGTGTACCAGCTTTGCCTGCTCCTCGGCTTTGTGGGCCGCTACTCCATCAGCGGCCGGGGCGATCTCCGAGCGATCATCGACGCGGTGAATGACAAGATTCGGCGCATCCGCAAGCCTCGTGGAGAGATCTCGCCGGCGTGGCAGGTGCCGGAGCAGCGTTTCATTCAAGGGGGAATCGACCCCTGGGTGAAGCGGCTTCAGTGGGTGGCTCTCGGCTCTGGCATTCTGGTACTACTACTGTTCGTGATCTACAGGGTTATGTTGGGCTCGGGGCTGACTTCGCTCCAGGGTCTGGTGCGCTGA
- a CDS encoding ImcF-related family protein, producing the protein MLPTSYYFIAAIGMVSYLVLTWFLVDLLKLPSSTVWIARILISALGLLAGGLLLWWKARRGATASGGAGAPLPSQSEEMDPLFRDAEARLAASTLGHDAKVGTLPVILGIGDTGSAKTSTFVNCGAEPELIGGHVYQEGYIVPTRSVNLWFARNAVMVEAGGQVYSDGNRWNALLQRLRAGRLHSLFARKQQAPRSAVVFFDAEAFLKPGAQENATIVARRLNARLGEVSRALGVQLPVYVIFTRCDRIPFFAEFVGNFSEDEARQVVGATVPLAINARAGVYAEEEIGRLTSAFHDIFLGLADQRPAQLAREANAQRLPGVYEFPREFRKIRALAVQFMVDLCRPSQLQTSPYLRGFYFSGVRPVEVREVVQSPRMQEGAAHSSGATGIFGLHGEKDNPAEQPRQSVQTRRVPQWVFLSRLFNEVILRDQAAFQTSAQSVGSNSTRRLLLAAAAGLALILGIGWTTSYFANRGLQNQVSEAVSGIGTVSGGGQELAPLDALKRLDSLRENAEMLSRYSREGAPWHMRWGLYTGDDLLPTVRRLYFSRFSQLMFGGTQAALLDHLRRLPSSPGPTDEYSYTYDTLKAYLVTTSHHDKSTKLFLSPLLLKRWAGDRTVDADRRLLAQKQFDFYSDELKFANPFSSENDTLAIERARKFLAQFAATERIYQFMLAEASRRNPAANYNRQYAGSAQVILNGKDVAGAFTREGWVFMQDAIRNFERFFAGEEWVLGSQTSAALDRAKIEPELLARYQSDFIGNWREYLKNSTVLRYASVEDAARKLGLMSNNTSYLLALFCLASVNTSAATNPDVKSAFQPVQFVTPPACPDRYIDAANQNYMNSLVALQASLEQVVRARNPNDPSVGATLQDASRAKTAARQVAQSFRIDKEGHVEQMVQKLMEDPITYVEALLGRLGPGQINAEASRFCADFRGVVNKYPFNTASQTDASLEEINTVFRPGSGSLWMFYEQTLKKHMVRQGSQFVSGGGDSNIRMTPAFLRFFNRAAAFSDALYRGGGSQDPQLSYTLKSLPAEGIQSLSLTLDGQSLKSTSAGGQQSSFQWPGLRAREARLAGSLGGTELGFLSYNGLWAVFRFFGDADKWQASGSGYNFEWVPRQGQSGQPMTLSTGKPLTVRYFLDMGTTAPIFQKNYLSGFQCVSQAAQ; encoded by the coding sequence ATGCTTCCGACTTCCTACTACTTCATCGCCGCCATCGGCATGGTCTCTTATCTTGTCCTGACTTGGTTTCTCGTCGACCTGCTGAAACTACCTTCGTCCACGGTCTGGATTGCCCGCATCCTGATCTCCGCCCTCGGACTTCTTGCCGGTGGTTTGTTGCTCTGGTGGAAGGCGCGGCGCGGTGCGACAGCGTCCGGCGGGGCCGGGGCACCGCTGCCGTCGCAATCCGAAGAGATGGATCCGCTGTTCCGGGATGCCGAAGCCCGGCTTGCGGCTTCCACACTCGGCCATGACGCCAAGGTCGGGACGCTGCCAGTTATTTTGGGCATCGGCGACACGGGTTCAGCCAAGACTTCCACGTTTGTGAATTGTGGGGCGGAGCCGGAACTTATCGGCGGACACGTCTACCAGGAAGGCTACATTGTCCCCACGCGATCGGTGAACCTCTGGTTTGCCCGCAACGCCGTTATGGTGGAGGCCGGCGGGCAGGTATACTCCGACGGGAACCGCTGGAACGCGCTGCTGCAGCGGCTTCGCGCCGGCCGGCTTCACTCGCTGTTCGCCAGGAAGCAGCAGGCGCCCCGCTCCGCAGTGGTCTTCTTCGACGCGGAGGCGTTCCTAAAACCAGGGGCTCAGGAAAATGCCACTATCGTCGCGCGGCGATTGAATGCCCGGTTGGGCGAAGTCAGCCGCGCGCTGGGTGTCCAGCTGCCGGTGTACGTCATCTTCACCCGGTGCGATCGCATCCCCTTCTTCGCGGAATTTGTCGGCAATTTTTCTGAGGACGAGGCCCGCCAGGTTGTGGGCGCCACCGTGCCCTTGGCCATCAACGCACGGGCCGGAGTGTACGCCGAAGAAGAGATCGGCCGGCTGACATCGGCATTCCACGACATCTTCCTCGGCCTGGCCGATCAGCGGCCGGCTCAGCTCGCACGGGAAGCCAACGCCCAAAGATTGCCCGGCGTCTATGAGTTTCCTCGGGAGTTCCGCAAGATTCGGGCCCTGGCGGTTCAGTTCATGGTGGATCTCTGCCGCCCCAGCCAGTTGCAGACCAGCCCGTACTTGCGCGGATTCTACTTCTCCGGCGTGCGGCCCGTCGAAGTTCGTGAGGTGGTACAGTCGCCACGGATGCAGGAAGGCGCTGCGCACTCTTCCGGTGCGACGGGCATTTTTGGCCTCCACGGCGAAAAGGATAATCCCGCCGAGCAACCCAGACAAAGCGTGCAGACGCGCCGTGTGCCGCAATGGGTGTTCCTCAGCCGGCTGTTCAACGAAGTGATCCTGCGCGATCAGGCAGCGTTCCAAACGAGCGCGCAGAGTGTGGGCTCGAACAGTACGCGGCGCTTACTGCTGGCGGCGGCGGCAGGGCTGGCACTGATTCTCGGAATCGGCTGGACCACCTCCTACTTCGCCAACCGTGGCTTGCAGAACCAGGTTTCCGAGGCCGTGTCGGGCATCGGAACGGTCTCTGGGGGAGGGCAGGAACTGGCCCCGCTGGACGCACTGAAACGCCTGGATTCCCTGCGCGAAAACGCCGAGATGCTCTCGCGCTACAGCCGGGAAGGCGCGCCCTGGCACATGCGCTGGGGCCTGTATACCGGGGACGACCTCCTGCCAACGGTCCGCCGTCTGTACTTCAGCCGGTTCAGTCAGTTGATGTTTGGCGGCACGCAGGCCGCGCTGCTGGATCACCTCCGGAGGTTGCCCTCCAGTCCGGGGCCCACAGACGAGTACTCCTACACGTACGACACTTTGAAGGCGTACCTTGTCACGACTTCGCATCACGACAAGAGCACCAAGCTGTTTCTTTCCCCATTGCTACTCAAGAGGTGGGCGGGTGACCGGACGGTGGATGCCGACCGGCGTCTGTTGGCGCAAAAGCAGTTCGACTTCTATAGCGACGAATTGAAGTTCGCCAATCCGTTCAGCTCGGAGAACGACACTTTGGCCATCGAGCGGGCGCGGAAGTTCCTGGCGCAGTTCGCCGCAACCGAGCGCATCTATCAGTTCATGTTGGCCGAGGCCAGCCGGCGCAACCCGGCCGCCAACTACAACCGGCAGTACGCCGGGTCGGCCCAGGTGATCCTGAACGGCAAGGATGTGGCGGGCGCCTTCACACGAGAGGGCTGGGTGTTCATGCAGGACGCCATCAGGAACTTCGAGCGCTTCTTTGCCGGGGAAGAATGGGTTCTGGGATCCCAGACCTCCGCGGCTCTGGACCGGGCGAAGATCGAACCGGAACTGCTGGCCCGCTACCAGTCGGACTTCATCGGGAACTGGAGGGAATACCTCAAGAACTCCACCGTCCTGCGTTACGCCAGTGTGGAGGACGCCGCTCGCAAGTTGGGCCTGATGTCCAACAACACGTCGTACCTGCTCGCGCTCTTCTGCCTGGCCAGCGTCAACACTTCCGCGGCGACGAACCCCGACGTGAAGTCAGCGTTCCAGCCCGTGCAGTTTGTGACGCCGCCGGCCTGTCCCGATCGTTACATTGACGCCGCGAACCAGAACTACATGAACAGCCTGGTCGCGCTGCAGGCGTCGTTGGAGCAGGTGGTTCGAGCCAGGAATCCCAATGATCCCTCGGTTGGCGCCACTTTGCAGGATGCCTCCCGGGCCAAGACGGCCGCGCGGCAGGTCGCCCAGAGTTTCCGAATCGACAAGGAAGGCCACGTCGAGCAGATGGTCCAGAAGCTGATGGAGGATCCCATCACCTATGTGGAAGCACTGCTCGGCCGCCTGGGGCCAGGTCAGATCAACGCCGAGGCCAGCAGGTTCTGCGCCGACTTCCGGGGCGTCGTCAACAAGTACCCGTTCAACACGGCGTCGCAGACGGACGCGTCTCTGGAAGAGATCAACACGGTGTTCCGGCCTGGCAGCGGTTCGCTCTGGATGTTCTATGAGCAGACCTTGAAGAAGCACATGGTCCGCCAGGGATCGCAGTTTGTGTCCGGCGGCGGCGACTCCAACATCCGGATGACGCCGGCTTTTCTGAGATTCTTCAATCGCGCGGCTGCCTTTAGCGACGCTCTGTACCGTGGCGGCGGGTCGCAGGATCCGCAGCTCAGCTACACTCTCAAATCTCTTCCCGCTGAGGGGATCCAGAGCCTGAGCCTCACTTTGGACGGCCAGTCTCTGAAGTCCACCAGTGCGGGTGGCCAACAGTCTTCCTTCCAATGGCCCGGTCTCCGGGCGAGAGAAGCGCGCTTGGCGGGCAGCCTCGGAGGTACGGAGCTGGGCTTCCTCAGCTACAACGGTCTCTGGGCCGTGTTCCGCTTCTTCGGCGATGCCGACAAGTGGCAAGCCTCGGGCAGCGGGTACAACTTTGAATGGGTCCCGCGCCAGGGCCAGTCCGGTCAGCCCATGACCTTGTCCACTGGCAAGCCACTGACCGTCCGGTACTTCCTGGATATGGGCACCACCGCGCCCATCTTTCAAAAGAATTATCTGTCCGGGTTCCAGTGCGTGAGTCAAGCCGCCCAGTAA
- the tssB gene encoding type VI secretion system contractile sheath small subunit: MPRESVHAKLERVRPPRVHVTYNVEVGDAVEIKEIPFVMGVLGDFSGQPEEPLPRIRERRFVEVTPDNFDGVLASMKPRVAFTVENKLSDDPNAGKIGVDLRFSSIEDFEPEKVARQVNPLRELLELRTKLSDLRGTLQGNEKLEKLLQDVLGNSEKMQQIKAEMDGGEGGESNG, encoded by the coding sequence ATGCCAAGAGAGAGTGTCCATGCGAAGTTGGAGCGCGTGCGCCCGCCGCGTGTCCATGTGACTTACAACGTTGAGGTTGGTGACGCTGTCGAGATCAAAGAGATCCCGTTTGTGATGGGGGTCCTAGGTGATTTCAGCGGTCAACCCGAAGAGCCGCTGCCACGCATCAGGGAACGGCGCTTCGTCGAGGTGACACCCGACAACTTCGATGGCGTTCTGGCCAGCATGAAGCCTCGCGTGGCCTTCACTGTGGAGAACAAGCTCAGCGATGATCCCAATGCCGGCAAGATCGGTGTGGACCTGCGCTTCTCCAGCATTGAGGACTTCGAACCCGAGAAGGTGGCCCGCCAGGTGAACCCCCTGCGAGAGTTGCTCGAACTCCGCACCAAGCTCAGCGATCTGCGCGGCACTCTGCAAGGCAACGAGAAGTTGGAGAAACTGCTCCAGGACGTTCTCGGGAATTCCGAGAAGATGCAGCAGATCAAGGCGGAGATGGACGGCGGCGAGGGGGGCGAATCCAATGGCTAA
- the tssC gene encoding type VI secretion system contractile sheath large subunit, which produces MAKARMVAPAEAQNVTVEKVKQPGLLDQIVDQGRLARDPAQRQWGKSLVSEFVNQILQGEMTVSHDLEAMINQRISQIDHLLSLQLNEILHHEKFQQLESTWRGLRYLLDQSETGTQLKIKILNAGKKELLRDLQRVPEFDQSQTFKKVYEQEFGVFGGEPFGAMIGDYYFGRGPEDIELLERMSQVAAAAHAPFISAASPELLNIEDFTQLDNPRDLAKVFDTTDYARWKGFRMNEDSRYVCLTMPRVLMRVPYGRETKPVDEFAYEENVDGLTHSRYLWGNAAYALGTKMTQAFARYGWCAAIRGVEGGGLVEGLPVHTFSTDDGDTVMKCPTETIITDRREKELADLGFAPLVHCKGTDYAAFFSVQTCQKPKLYDKPEANANARLSAQLPYLMAVSRFAHYLKSMMRDKIGSFTSRAECEMFLSNWIANYVTSDDTASAAVKSKYPLREARVEVAEVPGKAGAYKAVAFLRPHFQLDELSVSLRLVADLPQSARK; this is translated from the coding sequence ATGGCTAAGGCGAGAATGGTGGCGCCGGCCGAGGCGCAGAATGTCACGGTAGAGAAGGTCAAACAACCCGGTCTACTCGATCAGATCGTGGATCAAGGGCGCCTAGCCCGCGATCCGGCCCAACGGCAGTGGGGTAAGTCGCTGGTGAGCGAGTTCGTCAACCAGATTCTGCAGGGCGAGATGACGGTGTCGCACGATCTGGAGGCGATGATCAATCAGCGCATCTCGCAGATCGATCATCTGCTCTCCCTGCAGTTGAACGAGATTCTGCATCACGAGAAGTTCCAGCAGTTGGAATCCACCTGGCGCGGATTGCGCTATCTGTTGGACCAGTCCGAAACGGGCACGCAGCTCAAGATCAAGATTCTGAACGCCGGCAAGAAGGAACTTCTGCGCGACCTCCAGCGTGTGCCCGAGTTCGATCAGAGCCAGACGTTCAAGAAAGTGTACGAGCAGGAGTTCGGCGTATTCGGCGGCGAGCCGTTCGGCGCCATGATCGGCGACTACTACTTCGGACGCGGTCCGGAGGACATCGAGTTGCTGGAACGCATGTCGCAGGTGGCCGCGGCGGCCCACGCGCCTTTCATCTCGGCCGCTTCGCCGGAGCTGTTGAACATCGAGGACTTCACCCAGCTCGACAATCCTCGCGACTTGGCCAAGGTGTTCGACACGACAGACTATGCCCGCTGGAAGGGCTTCCGCATGAATGAGGACTCACGCTATGTCTGCCTCACCATGCCGCGCGTTCTGATGCGTGTCCCCTACGGCAGGGAAACGAAACCCGTCGATGAGTTTGCCTACGAGGAGAACGTGGACGGTCTCACGCATAGCCGCTATTTATGGGGCAATGCCGCCTACGCTCTCGGAACCAAGATGACACAGGCGTTCGCGCGTTATGGCTGGTGCGCGGCCATTCGTGGCGTGGAAGGCGGCGGCCTGGTGGAGGGCCTGCCAGTGCATACCTTCTCGACGGACGATGGCGACACAGTGATGAAGTGCCCTACCGAGACGATCATCACGGATCGCCGCGAGAAGGAACTGGCGGACCTCGGCTTCGCGCCGTTGGTCCATTGCAAGGGTACTGACTACGCAGCGTTCTTCAGCGTGCAGACCTGTCAGAAACCCAAGCTGTACGACAAGCCGGAAGCCAACGCCAATGCACGGCTTTCCGCGCAACTGCCGTACCTCATGGCGGTCAGCCGGTTTGCGCACTATCTGAAGTCGATGATGCGGGACAAGATCGGAAGCTTCACTTCGCGGGCAGAATGCGAGATGTTCCTGAGCAACTGGATCGCGAATTATGTCACTTCGGACGATACTGCCTCGGCAGCGGTCAAGTCCAAGTACCCGCTCCGTGAGGCGCGGGTGGAAGTGGCCGAGGTGCCCGGCAAAGCGGGTGCGTATAAAGCGGTGGCGTTCCTGAGGCCGCACTTCCAACTGGACGAGCTGAGTGTATCTCTCCGGCTGGTGGCTGATCTGCCTCAATCGGCGCGCAAGTAG
- a CDS encoding type VI secretion system tube protein Hcp, whose translation MSAVWHLKIPNIEGESEIQGYLNQIQVLSFSWGGSNTAGVYGSGSSHGGSQIQEFQFAKKVDSGTPKLFAHCASGKHITEATLTGTRSGTTGGREEYIKYVFTDLILSSINWSAGSDQPSESISFNFGKVEFQYFQIEGGKKTDQVLGGWDIQRNVAR comes from the coding sequence ATGTCTGCGGTTTGGCATCTCAAGATTCCAAATATTGAGGGCGAGAGCGAGATCCAAGGCTACCTGAACCAGATCCAGGTTCTTAGCTTTAGCTGGGGCGGCAGCAACACGGCGGGTGTCTATGGCTCGGGCAGCAGCCACGGCGGCAGCCAGATCCAGGAGTTCCAGTTCGCCAAGAAGGTGGACTCTGGCACGCCCAAGCTCTTCGCGCATTGCGCGAGCGGCAAGCACATCACGGAGGCGACCCTGACCGGAACAAGATCTGGAACGACAGGGGGGCGCGAGGAGTACATCAAGTACGTCTTTACTGACTTGATCCTCTCTTCCATCAACTGGTCGGCCGGCTCCGACCAGCCGTCAGAGAGCATCAGCTTCAATTTCGGCAAGGTCGAGTTCCAGTACTTCCAAATCGAGGGCGGCAAGAAGACCGACCAGGTGTTAGGTGGTTGGGACATTCAGCGGAACGTGGCGCGATAG
- a CDS encoding type VI secretion system tube protein Hcp, with amino-acid sequence MADTPHLLQVEGIKGECNESKYTTWINIESFSWGISNEVTTKGTARSAGVPDFASFTVTKPTDKASPKLFLACSSGQHFKSAKVVFRRMGKAVTAGQGSALEEFFEWTFGDVMVSSYQNGGSDQASASESVSFSVASASLNYFVMKNGQRTGGVMAGYDIRKVSESIST; translated from the coding sequence ATGGCAGATACTCCTCATCTACTTCAAGTGGAAGGCATCAAGGGCGAGTGTAACGAATCGAAGTACACCACCTGGATCAACATCGAGTCGTTCTCTTGGGGCATCTCGAACGAGGTGACGACCAAGGGCACGGCCAGAAGCGCCGGCGTGCCTGATTTTGCCTCCTTCACGGTCACCAAACCAACCGACAAGGCCAGCCCGAAGCTGTTTCTCGCCTGCTCCAGCGGCCAGCACTTCAAGTCGGCCAAGGTCGTCTTCCGGCGCATGGGCAAGGCCGTGACAGCCGGCCAGGGCTCGGCGCTAGAGGAGTTTTTCGAATGGACTTTCGGCGATGTGATGGTCAGCAGCTATCAGAACGGCGGGTCCGATCAGGCGTCGGCGAGTGAGAGCGTATCTTTCAGCGTGGCTTCGGCCTCCCTGAATTACTTCGTCATGAAGAACGGACAGCGCACTGGTGGCGTGATGGCCGGTTACGACATTCGAAAGGTCTCGGAGAGCATTTCCACCTAG
- a CDS encoding type VI secretion system accessory protein TagJ — translation MTPHQLFKEGKLTEAIDALVNFLRDNPGNAQQRTFLFELLCFAGEYDRADKHLDLLAGGTHDRQMGAMLMRAAVQTARTRDDMFANGEVAPAEVGAPIAGVLNGKPFQSILDADPRVGPRLEVFAAGNYLMLPLVHIAELDMEPPKRLRDLLWAPAHLRCGAGFGGGQDLGDVMLPALSPLSSRHPDDLVRLGRASSWESDGSMEMLFGQKLLLVDGEEVPFLEVRNLTITAPSGEADAVT, via the coding sequence ATGACCCCTCATCAACTCTTCAAGGAAGGGAAGCTGACCGAGGCGATCGACGCCTTGGTCAACTTCCTTCGCGACAATCCCGGCAACGCGCAACAGCGCACGTTCCTCTTCGAGTTGCTGTGCTTTGCCGGCGAATATGACCGCGCCGACAAACACCTCGATCTTCTGGCCGGCGGTACACACGACCGTCAGATGGGCGCCATGCTCATGCGCGCCGCTGTGCAGACTGCCAGAACCCGCGACGACATGTTCGCCAACGGGGAGGTTGCGCCCGCCGAGGTTGGAGCGCCCATCGCTGGAGTTCTGAACGGCAAACCCTTTCAATCGATCCTGGACGCCGACCCGCGAGTTGGCCCGCGCCTGGAAGTGTTCGCGGCCGGTAACTATCTGATGCTGCCGCTCGTACACATTGCTGAACTCGACATGGAGCCGCCCAAACGGCTCAGGGACCTTCTTTGGGCGCCCGCGCACCTTCGCTGCGGCGCCGGCTTCGGCGGTGGACAGGACCTCGGCGACGTGATGCTACCTGCGCTGTCTCCCCTTTCCAGCCGGCATCCCGATGATCTCGTTCGCTTGGGCCGTGCTTCTTCCTGGGAGTCGGACGGATCCATGGAAATGCTGTTCGGTCAGAAACTGCTGCTCGTGGATGGCGAAGAGGTTCCGTTTCTGGAGGTCCGTAATCTGACGATCACCGCGCCGTCCGGAGAAGCAGATGCCGTTACGTGA